From the genome of Paraburkholderia largidicola:
GGCTCATCATCGGCCGATCGATCGAAGTCTTCGTAATAGATCAACTGACTGCCGTGCAGATCCTGCAACATCGACTGATACTCATCGAGCGGCATCTTCAGATGCTCAGCAATCTCCGTCTCGCTCGCCGAGCGCCCGAGCGACTGCTCAACCTGATGCACGGCCGATTCGACCTCGCGCGACGTCCGCCGCAAGCTCCGCGGCAACCAGTCGTTACTGCGCAGCTCGTCGAGCATCGCGCCGCGAATCCGCTGGCTCGCGTACGTCTCGAACTGCGCGCCCTGGTCTTCCTTGTAGCGGCTCGCCGCGTCCAGCAGACCAATCATGCCCGCCTGAATCAGATCGTCGAGATCGACGCTTGCCGGCATCTTCGCCACGAGCTGCAAACCGAGACGGCGCACCAGCGGTGCGTACTTCGTCAGAACCTCGGCTTGCGAAATTTTTCCTTGAGCGTTGTACATCGTGCTCCCCTTGTCCTTGCCTTCACGCGTGCTGCGCTGACGGTTGATCGGCGAATTGCGCCGCTGTTACGGTCGTCGGCGGCACGCCATGCGTCCGTGACGAAATCGCTGGCC
Proteins encoded in this window:
- a CDS encoding RNA polymerase sigma factor FliA; protein product: MYNAQGKISQAEVLTKYAPLVRRLGLQLVAKMPASVDLDDLIQAGMIGLLDAASRYKEDQGAQFETYASQRIRGAMLDELRSNDWLPRSLRRTSREVESAVHQVEQSLGRSASETEIAEHLKMPLDEYQSMLQDLHGSQLIYYEDFDRSADDEPFLDRYCVDHSDPLSALLDESLRGALVEAIDRLPEREKLLMSLYYERGLNLREIGAVMEVSESRVCQLHSQAVARLRTRLREQAWASAETS